One part of the Glycine max cultivar Williams 82 chromosome 14, Glycine_max_v4.0, whole genome shotgun sequence genome encodes these proteins:
- the LOC100810440 gene encoding zinc finger CCCH domain-containing protein 25, whose protein sequence is MAHRLLRDHEADGWERSDFPIICESCLGDSPYVRMTRAEYDKECKICTRPFTVFRWRPGRDARYKKTEICQTCSKLKNVCQVCLLDLEYGLPVQVRDTALNIDSHDAIPKSDVNREYFAEEHDRRARAGIDYESSYGKVRPNDTILKLQRTTPYYKRNRAHICSFYIRGECTRGAECPYRHEMPETGELSQQNIKDRYYGVNDPVALKLLGKAGEMNTLEAPEDESIKTLYVGGLDARVTEQDLRDHFYAHGEIESIKMVLQRACAFVTYTTREGAEKAAEELSNKLVIKGLRLKLMWGRPQTSKPESDGSDQARQQASVAHSGLLPRAVISQQQNQDQTQGMVYYNNPPGPPPLQQERSYYPSMDPQRMGALVASQDGPPGGPSGSGENKPSSDKQQMQNYTHPMMPPPPGQYHHQYYPPYGYMPPVSPYQQYASPYNAAVAPSQTPAANHPYQHSMQPGSGQAAHAPAESGTSTSGSQQH, encoded by the exons ATGGCGCATAGGTTGCTCAGAGATCACGAAGCCGACGGTTGGGAACGCTCCGACTTCCCCATCATCTGCGAATCCTGCCTCGGCGACAGCCCCTATGTTCGAATG ACAAGAGCTGAGTATGACAAGGAGTGCAAGATTTGTACACGGCCATTCACTGTTTTTAGATGGAGACCTGGTCGAGATGCAAGATATAAGAAAACTGAGATCTGTCAGACATGTAGTAAATTGAAAAATGTCTGTCAAGTGTGCCTTCTGGATCTTGAGTATGGACTACCAGTTCAAGTCCGGGACACAGCTCTCAATATTGATTCCCATGATGCCATTCCAAAAAGTGATGTTAATCGGGAGTATTTTGCTGAAGAGCACGACCGTAGG GCTAGAGCTGGTATAGATTATGAATCCTCTTATGGTAAAGTACGCCCAAATGATACTATCCTGAAGCTTCAAAGAACAACACCATACTACAAAAGAAACCGGGCACATATTTGCAGTTTCTACATTAGGGGTGAGTGTACCAGAGGAGCTGAGTGCCCTTATAGACATGAGATGCCAGAAACTGGGGAATTGTCtcaacaaaatattaaagatcGTTATTATGG GGTGAATGATCCAGTGGCCTTGAAGCTACTTGGCAAGGCAGGGGAGATGAACACTCTGGAGGCTCCTGAAGATGAGAGCATTAAAACTCTCTATGTTGGTGGACTTGATGCTAGGGTCACTGAGCAGGATTTGCGGGATCACTTCTATGCGCACGGAGAAATCGAATCCATCAAAATGGTTCTCCAACGGGCTTGTGCTTTTGTAACATATACAACCAGAGAAGGTGCAGAAAAGGCAGCTGAAGAACTCTCCAACAAACTGGTCATTAAGGGCCTAAGGCTAAAGCTGATGTGGGGCAGGCCTCAGACATCGAAACCTGAGTCAGATGGCTCTGATCAAGCAAGGCAGCAGGCTTCTGTGGCTCATAGTGGATTGTTGCCTCGGGCAGTGATATCACAGCAGCAGAACCAGGACCAAACACAAGGAATGGTTTACTATAACAATCCACCAGGACCACCACCTCTTCAGCAGGAAAGAAGCTACTACCCATCAATGGATCCTCAAAGAATGGGTGCTCTTGTTGCATCTCAAGATGGTCCTCCTGGTGGGCCTTCTGGGTCAGGGGAGAACAAGCCTAGTTCGGACAAGCAGCAAATGCAAAATTATACCCATCCAATGATGCCACCTCCACCTGGCCAATATCATCATCAGTATTATCCTCCATATGGTTATATGCCACCAGTTTCCCCTTATCAACAGTACGCATCTCCATACAATGCTGCAGTGGCTCCATCCCAGACACCAGCTGCAAATCATCCTTATCAGCATTCTATGCAGCCAGGGTCTGGACAGGCTGCACATGCCCCAGCTGAATCTGGAACATCAACATCAGGATCGCAGCAGCATTAA